A section of the Pan paniscus chromosome 7, NHGRI_mPanPan1-v2.0_pri, whole genome shotgun sequence genome encodes:
- the LOC134730882 gene encoding exonuclease GOR-like yields MLRATAPCWFPPGYPEAKKVAEEAALEARSRQLGAEQSQAGAPEGSKMLRATAPCWFPPGYPEAKKVAEEAALEARSRQLGAEQSQAGAPEGSKMLRATAPCWFPPGYPEAKKVAEEAALEAPEFPLPSHQPAQSFGLRVPQMHNQASAFVDIQAEPQNRGPAVPPACPKVVTEACYFPAQRGSACCLPAAPRLTERPSGVRISAPRKRKTIAQSSSPCLVTGCTDAKRTRVASSSQRSSGSKVGRQPGKTRNRSGMACKTTTTISSKRIVRRPSLPSLKKPIVLRRSGCQVPTVLRRGYLQLFTEECLKFCASKQEAEEKALNEEKVAYDCSPNKNRYLNVVLNTLKRLKGLTPSSMPGLSRAALYSRLQEFLLSQDQLEENGYPFPHPERPGGAVLFTGQGKGPGDSSCRVCCRCGTEYLVSSSGRCVRDQLCYYHWGRVRSSQVAGGRVSQYTCCAAAPGSVGCQVAKQHVRDGRKDSLDGFVETFKKELSRDAYPGIYALDCEMCYTTHGLELTRVTVVDADMRVVYDTFVKPDNEIVDYNTRFSGVTEADVAKTSITLPQVQAILLSFFSAQTILIGHSLESDLLALKLIHSTVVDTAVLFPHYLGFPYKRSLRNLAADYLGQIIQDSQDGHNSSEDANACLQLVMWKVRQRAQIQPRHRSASPAALACPWPQAPSTTAISPESSPCPPRRKAKETGAVDGRRGQKAKSNPNRPLPVPRNPCRGPSGLSPSLCPSQTSVLPLIASRSTEPPLPVPRVPAAPPRACPHPSAHPRPLSLHH; encoded by the coding sequence atgttgcgagccacagctccctgctggttcccacctggatacccagaagctaagaaggtggccgaggaggcggccctggaggcaagaagccgccagttgggagcggagcagagccaggccggtgctcccgaaggcagcaagatgttgcgagccacagctccctgctggttcccacctggatacccagaagctaagaaggtggccgaggaggcggccctggaggcaagaagccgccagttgggagcggagcagagccaggccggtgctcccgaaggcagcaagatgttgcgagccacagctccctgctggttcccacctggatacccagaagctaagaaggtggccgaggaggcggccctcgaggctccagaattccccctgccctctcatcagcctgcccagagcttcgggctccgggtgccccagatgcacaaccaggcctccgcatttgtggacatccaggcggagccccagaacaggggtccggcggtgcccccagcgtgtcccaaggtggtgacggaggcgtgctacttccctgcacagaggggatcggcctgctgcttgccagccgccccaaggctgacagagaggccctcgggagtccgcatctcagcccccaggaagaggaagacgatcgcccagtcttccagcccttgcttggtcacaggttgcacagatgccaagagaacccgcgtggccagcagcagccaacgctccagtggctccaaggtcggcagacagccagggaagacgcgcaacaggtcagggatggcatgcaagaccaccaccaccatcagctctaagcgaatcgtccgtcgtccatccttaccgagtttgaagaaacctattgtcctccgaaggtctgggtgccaagtccccaccgtcctccgccgaggctatctccaactgttcaccgaagagtgtctcaagttctgcgcctccaagcaggaggccgaggagaaggcgctgaacgaggagaaggtggcctacgactgcagccccaacaagaacaggtacctgaacgtggtcctgaacaccctcaagagactgaagggcctgacccccagctccatgccgggcctcagcagggccgccctgtacagccgcctccaggagttcctgctcagccaggaccagctcgaggagaacggctaccccttcccgcaccccgagcggcccggaggcgccgtcctcttcactggccaggggaaggggcccggcgactcctcctgcagggtctgctgccgttgtggcaccgagtacctggtgtcctcctcgggccgctgtgtacgcgaccagttgtgttattatcactgggggcgggtccgctcgagccaggtggctggaggccgggttagccagtacacctgctgtgcagctgctcctggctctgtgggctgccaggtggcaaagcagcacgtgcgggacggccgcaaggacagcctcgatggcttcgtggagaccttcaagaaagagttgtccagagacgcttatccaggaatctacgccttggactgtgagatgtgctacaccacgcatggcctagagctgacccgcgtcaccgtggtggacgccgacatgcgagtggtgtacgacaccttcgtcaagcccgacaacgagatcgtggactacaacaccaggttttccggagtcaccgaggccgacgtcgccaagacgagcatcaccttgccccaagtgcaagccatcctgctgagctttttcagcgcccaaaccatcctcatcgggcacagcctggagagcgatctgctggccctgaagctcatccacagcaccgtggtggacacggccgtgctcttcccgcactacctgggtttcccctacaagcgttccctcaggaatctcgcggccgactacctgggacagatcatccaggacagccaggacggccacaactccagcgaggacgcaaacgcctgcctgcagctggtgatgtggaaggtccgacagcgcgcccagatccagccacgccaccggtccgcctctcccgccgccctggcctgtccttggccccaggccccttccacaaccgccatcagtcctgagagctcaccctgtccacctcgccgcaaggccaaagaaaccggagcagtcgacggcaggagagggcaaaaagccaagagtaaccccaaccggccactcccagtcccccggaatccctgccgcggaccctcgggcctgtccccatccctctgcccttcccagacctctgtccttccactaatcgcctcccgcagcaccgagccgccactcccagtcccccgagtccctgccgcgccccctcgcgcctgtccacatccctctgcccatccgagacctctgtccttacaccactag
- the LOC134730883 gene encoding exonuclease GOR: MLRATAPCWFPPGYPEAKKVAEEAALEAPEFPLPSHQPAQSFGLRVPQMHNQASAFVDIQAEPQNRGPAVPPACPKVVTEACYFPAQRGSACCLPAAPRLTERPSGVRISAPRKRKTIAQSSSPCLVTGCTDAKRTRVASSSQRSSGSKVGRQPGKTRNRSGMACKTTTTISSKRIVRRPSLPSLKKPIVLRRSGCQVPTVLRRGYLQLFTEECLKFCASKQEAEEKALNEEKVAYDCSPNKNRYLNVVLNTLKRLKGLTPSSMPGLSRAALYSRLQEFLLSQDQLEENGYPFPHPERPGGAVLFTGQGKGPGDSSCRVCCRCGTEYLVSSSGRCVRDQLCYYHWGRVRSSQVAGGRVSQYTCCAAAPGSVGCQVAKQHVRDGRKDSLDGFVETFKKELSRDAYPGIYALDCEMCYTTHGLELTRVTVVDADMRVVYDTFVKPDNEIVDYNTRFSGVTEADVAKTSITLPQVQAILLSFFSAQTILIGHSLESDLLALKLIHSTVVDTAVLFPHYLGFPYKRSLRNLAADYLGQIIQDSQDGHNSSEDANACLQLVMWKVRQRAQIQPRHRSASPAALACPWPQAPSTTAISPESSPCPPRRKAKETGAVDGRRGQKAKSNPNRPLPVPRNPCRGPSGLSPSLCPSQTSVLPLIASRSTEPPLPVPRVPAAPPRACPHPSAHPRPLSLHH, translated from the coding sequence atgttgcgagccacagctccctgctggttcccacctggatacccagaagctaagaaggtggccgaggaggcggccctcgaggctccagaattccccctgccctctcatcagcctgcccagagcttcgggctccgggtgccccagatgcacaaccaggcctccgcatttgtggacatccaggcggagccccagaacaggggtccggcggtgcccccagcgtgtcccaaggtggtgacggaggcgtgctacttccctgcacagaggggatcggcctgctgcttgccagccgccccaaggctgacagagaggccctcgggagtccgcatctcagcccccaggaagaggaagacgatcgcccagtcttccagcccttgcttggtcacaggttgcacagatgccaagagaacccgcgtggccagcagcagccaacgctccagtggctccaaggtcggcagacagccagggaagacgcgcaacaggtcagggatggcatgcaagaccaccaccaccatcagctctaagcgaatcgtccgtcgtccatccttaccgagtttgaagaaacctattgtcctccgaaggtctgggtgccaagtccccaccgtcctccgccgaggctatctccaactgttcaccgaagagtgtctcaagttctgcgcctccaagcaggaggccgaggagaaggcgctgaacgaggagaaggtggcctacgactgcagccccaacaagaacaggtacctgaacgtggtcctgaacaccctcaagagactgaagggcctgacccccagctccatgccgggcctcagcagggccgccctgtacagccgcctccaggagttcctgctcagccaggaccagctcgaggagaacggctaccccttcccgcaccccgagcggcccggaggcgccgtcctcttcactggccaggggaaggggcccggcgactcctcctgcagggtctgctgccgttgtggcaccgagtacctggtgtcctcctcgggccgctgtgtacgcgaccagttgtgttattatcactgggggcgggtccgctcgagccaggtggctggaggccgggttagccagtacacctgctgtgcagctgctcctggctctgtgggctgccaggtggcaaagcagcacgtgcgggacggccgcaaggacagcctcgatggcttcgtggagaccttcaagaaagagttgtccagagacgcttatccaggaatctacgccttggactgtgagatgtgctacaccacgcatggcctagagctgacccgcgtcaccgtggtggacgccgacatgcgagtggtgtacgacaccttcgtcaagcccgacaacgagatcgtggactacaacaccaggttttccggagtcaccgaggccgacgtcgccaagacgagcatcaccttgccccaagtgcaagccatcctgctgagctttttcagcgcccaaaccatcctcatcgggcacagcctggagagcgatctgctggccctgaagctcatccacagcaccgtggtggacacggccgtgctcttcccgcactacctgggtttcccctacaagcgttccctcaggaatctcgcggccgactacctgggacagatcatccaggacagccaggacggccacaactccagcgaggacgcaaacgcctgcctgcagctggtgatgtggaaggtccgacagcgcgcccagatccagccacgccaccggtccgcctctcccgccgccctggcctgtccttggccccaggccccttccacaaccgccatcagtcctgagagctcaccctgtccacctcgccgcaaggccaaagaaaccggagcagtcgacggcaggagagggcaaaaagccaagagtaaccccaaccggccactcccagtcccccggaatccctgccgcggaccctcgggcctgtccccatccctctgcccttcccagacctctgtccttccactaatcgcctcccgcagcaccgagccgccactcccagtcccccgagtccctgccgcgccccctcgcgcctgtccacatccctctgcccatccgagacctctgtccttacaccactag
- the LOC134730884 gene encoding exonuclease GOR-like translates to MPGLSRAALYSRLQEFLLSQDQLEENGYPFPHPERPGGAVLFTGQGKGPGDSSCRVCCRCGTEYLVSSSGRCVRDQLCYYHWGRVRSSQVAGGRVSQYTCCAAAPGSVGCQVAKQHVRDGRKDSLDGFVETFKKELSRDAYPGIYALDCEMCYTTHGLELTRVTVVDADMRVVYDTFVKPDNEIVDYNTRFSGVTEADVAKTSITLPQVQAILLSFFSAQTILIGHSLESDLLALKLIHSTVVDTAVLFPHYLGFPYKRSLRNLAADYLGQIIQDSQDGHNSSEDANACLQLVMWKVRQRAQIQPRHRSASPAALA, encoded by the coding sequence atgccgggcctcagcagggccgccctgtacagccgcctccaggagttcctgctcagccaggaccagctcgaggagaacggctaccccttcccgcaccccgagcggcccggaggcgccgtcctcttcactggccaggggaaggggcccggcgactcctcctgcagggtctgctgccgttgtggcaccgagtacctggtgtcctcctcgggccgctgtgtacgcgaccagttgtgttattatcactgggggcgggtccgctcgagccaggtggctggaggccgggttagccagtacacctgctgtgcagctgctcctggctctgtgggctgccaggtggcaaagcagcacgtgcgggacggccgcaaggacagcctcgatggcttcgtggagaccttcaagaaagagttgtccagagacgcttatccaggaatctacgccttggactgtgagatgtgctacaccacgcatggcctagagctgacccgcgtcaccgtggtggacgccgacatgcgagtggtgtacgacaccttcgtcaagcccgacaacgagatcgtggactacaacaccaggttttccggagtcaccgaggccgacgtcgccaagacgagcatcaccttgccccaagtgcaagccatcctgctgagctttttcagcgcccaaaccatcctcatcgggcacagcctggagagcgatctgctggccctgaagctcatccacagcaccgtggtggacacggccgtgctcttcccgcactacctgggtttcccctacaagcgttccctcaggaatctcgcggccgactacctgggacagatcatccaggacagccaggacggccacaactccagcgaggacgcaaacgcctgcctgcagctggtgatgtggaaggtccgacagcgcgcccagatccagccacgccaccggtccgcctctcccgccgccctggcc